The genomic interval TCAACAGCCTCCTTCTTTGAATGACTCAGTCTTTTCAAAGAGGCTGCAGATGTTCCGGCTAGGATCCGGTAATGGCCACAAGGTGTGGAAGAACAACACAGCCCTCAAGCTGAAAAGACAGCACTGTGCTCGCACCACAGTGGTATAGAGTGTGCTTAAACAGGAAGGCATGTTCGCCGGCCTCGTGCCTGTGCTTGCGCTTGCGCTGTGCACTGGGCATTGACCTAGCCAGCGCTGAGATTGACCTGCAAAGGCGGGTGTTCTTAGGCTTCATTATTCTTTGATTGTCAAAAAAAAGGAATtcttttgttcatcattaaaaaGCTAATTTTGTCCAGATAATTATAAGTAAAGCAGGAATGATGTGCAGGTCACATCCAGATGAATTCAGATGTGAGTCTTTTGCAGGGATGTGGACGTCACACACTTCCGTTTTCTTGGTTCATCCAAAGAGCTCCCAGCTAGCGTACCATATACTGAAGGCAGGCTACTGAGGGGCTCACGGACTGTATGCTGGGCCCGTGTGCGCATGCGTGCGCGAGTGTGCATGCGTGCATGAGGGCGCTCTCTGTCAAGCGTAAAGCCCAACCACTGCTTGGGATGTGAGACCATGCTACAGGGTCTCTGTCGGAGAACCATGCTGGGGACTTTGGGTGGAGGGGCCAGGGGACACAGTGAAGCCCTCGGGTGGATGCCATGAGGCATTATTATGTAATACGGTGGGTGGAGGGACGGCCTACCAAAGCCAAGAGGTGCTGCTTCAATGCCAACGTGTAGTAATTATTTGTGCTCAGATTCTGCAGTCTCAGTCCCAAAACTATTGGTTCCAATAAATGAAAAGCGAAACCACAGTCAGACACGAGCCAGAGGGACACGGACCGTGACTGAGTTTCGGGGGGCAGGGGCGGGGTCTGTCACACAGTTGTTTCGATCTTTTCGATGATCTCCACCATGGACTTGGAAGGAGACAGCAGACTGCACTGGTCTTGGTCCCACAGGCTGCCGGGGTAGGAGTCTCCATCAGTGCTCAGctcatcttcctcctcttcctcctcctcttctgtgTCGTCGTCACACGACTCCATGTAGTGCAGGCCAAGCGCATTGATGCCAGAGTCCTCTGAGCTGGAAGGGGAAGAACAGTGGTCCATTTTGGGCCCGCTGACCTCGTCACCAGGGGCGGGCTTGGGTTCTCTAGCGGCTCGCTCTGGGGGTTGCTGGGGGGGCTCctgtggtgggggaggggccggTGTCGGAGGCGGGGGGCGCTGCACGTAACACATCTTGCCGTTGATGCGTTTGACCACATAGTCATCGATGAAGAGGTCAGCGATGATGCAGTACTTGGGTGACTCGGGGCAAGGCGGGACAGGGAAGAAGGGAGCGGTCCTGAGGAAGCGCTCGGCCAGGGAGACGGAGAGATTGATGGTGTCAGTGTAGTCAGAGGGAGTCGGGGGCACCGCCGTACTGGGCAGCTGGCACACACTGGTCATAGGCTGGTACACATATTTACCTGTAGGAGTAGAGAGAATTTACCATGCAGAATTCTGGCTGTATGCTACACAGTAATGATAAAACACAGCATAATGCTACACTGTATGTTTCTGTTTACAAAGATTcctttgttcagccatcaggaTTTCAACCCTACAGCTATGCATCTGGACGCTTCCCCAAAAACGCGGAATCGATGGAACGTGACGAGAAACTTTTGGGCTTTGTGCCCATTAACCCAAAATCTCTGGGATTTTCCAGGAATCCCTGACATACCTGCAAGCCCCAACACTGTTGCAGTAGTACCCATGTTTTTGGAGGTACGCATTTTTGCAAGCGGATGTACATTTATCTCTGCTTTGGAAACTGATTGAGAGatctgggagaactgaaaacaaggcctggatttggaatggaGGTCCAGATTTTAGGAGCCTTTCTTTATTGCAATGTCACAATCAGAAAAGGACGGGATGTGAACAGGGCAAAACGGGACGCCATGAAAATTAGACACAAGACTGCAAGGGTTTGTGGGGCTGCTTATGTTTCCAGAATGAACTGTTTAGCCTGGTTTGACTGGTTGTGGTCTGACTGGTTCATTCACTCTGTGGTCTTTAAAGGAGATCTACAGGAGGTCGGATTTACCATATTTCCAATATGAACCACCTGTCTTTTCCACATTCTTCAAAAAAAATCCTATAAACCACATTGCTAGTTGAATTACAACTGCAGTATTTGTGTTTAATGGAGTCATGGCATGTTCCCATGTTGTGCCAGTGTGGTGACACAGGCCTTGCAGAAAACAAAAGATGGCTGCTGGACATGAGCTTGGCTACGTTTATCCTTCACCTGgactctgtgggggggggggggcacagctggtCATCAGGAAGGGACGCTGACCCTCTTCCTCATCTGGCCCTCGCAGATGTGGAGGGCTGCCGGAACAGCTGCCACTCCGAGTGAGAACAGAGCCCGCGTTAGTCAATAAAAGCTTATTTGGCATCGCCGTTGCCAAAACCCTCCCCACCTGATTTTTAAACCTGTAAATAATCTTCCAGTCGATTTTCCAGGACAGGGTCGCGGGCAAAAACCCAAAAATATCTTACAGTGCCAGTGGGTCCATTTCTGTTTAGTTTTCTGAAGCAGAAAACTAAACTTTAGGAATGTGTGGCACAGGGGGTCTCTGGGTAACCCTGTCCCCTCCtcctctgggctttgaatcGCACTCCTCTTCTCTGCGTGGGGCTTGCATGTATTGTCCATATCATGTGGGTTTTGGCCAACAATTCACAGATAAgttaactggtgtctctaaatcagctggagtgtgtgtgtgtgccctggactggcatcctctgCTGGCCGTGCCCCTGCCTTCGCCCTGTGCTGCCCACAACAGGCACCAGGGCTCTGACTCACGACCCCCAACTATTAGGTGACATGAATGAGGGTGCCAATCCTCCCAGGGTTCCTCAGGACACAACCACGGGTCATTTTCTGTTTCCTGTCCCTTTCCTTATTTAACAAATCCACGTAAATCACGCACGCACGCACCGTGAAGCGTCCTGCTACCGGCATCCCTGGTCGGCTGATGCCAGTCAGACTTTGAAAGCCCAGAAGGGGGCGCCGTGGCAGCGGGGAGGCGGCGAATCCGGCGGTGCAGCAAAGCCAGTGGCCGTCATGTGATCGTGAGTCTCTGTGGCACAGCCAATTAGCTCGGCGCGGCCGGAAGGACTGTGATAATTGCCGCCGTGCAGCTGCATGTGCATCTCATTAGTGCCTGAATTTCACATATAAATGTATGTATAAACAGCCCTTCACAATCCTGCAAGGTTAAGGCAAATGAACACGGTCGCCGGGCAGCTCATCGGCAAAAAGCCCTACCGCACAATggcatcattttttaaatgacccAGTAACTACGGTGATGCCCTTCTCACAAACGACTTCTAATAATTAAAACAGACCACATGACTCGAACACAGACCGGGTGCCCTATTTGACAAGCAGATGCCAAAAGACTGACTGGGTTTGCTTGAGATGAAACAGCAGATATCCCAAGATCTGAATGGTATTCCTCTTTACGAAATACTTTCAGAATagtccatccatacatccatcatCTAAGCACTTAGGCTGAGCCGGGTCATGGTATCCTGAGTAGATTGTGCTTTTTAAATGGTTAATCCTCAGAataacaattaaattaaatccaGCAAACAATTAAATCCTGCAAAGACTTAAAATTTGTTACTTACTTCTTAAAATTTGTTACGCTGGCGATTATTTCCGACtgcttatttaatatttaataataaagcaTAATATTCATTCATCATTACATGTTATGAAagcattaaaatttaaattctccattattatttttgtaaacAGTTGCGAAAAGAGTATTCAAAGGAAGTGATTTTTAAGACGCGTAAGATTTTTAAGATTGTGTCTAATTTTAgattttgcagttttattttgcaATTATCTGGGTAGGTGTCAGTGGGTTTGTGGGTGTGTGACTTTGTGATTTAGCTTGGAAAAAAGGGACAGCTATTGCTGGGAGACACTTAACGCAGGGCTGGATGAGAGACCATCTCGGGGACAGCTATCACTGGGAGACACTTAACGCAGGGCTGGATGAGAGACCATCTCGGGGACAGC from Paramormyrops kingsleyae isolate MSU_618 chromosome 16, PKINGS_0.4, whole genome shotgun sequence carries:
- the LOC111858398 gene encoding UPF0524 protein C3orf70 homolog A, encoding MAASGGPKAPKSDKLDEAQALAKNCAGRPDFLPCDGLSICATHSHGKCFKLHWCCHLGWCHCKYVYQPMTSVCQLPSTAVPPTPSDYTDTINLSVSLAERFLRTAPFFPVPPCPESPKYCIIADLFIDDYVVKRINGKMCYVQRPPPPTPAPPPPQEPPQQPPERAAREPKPAPGDEVSGPKMDHCSSPSSSEDSGINALGLHYMESCDDDTEEEEEEEEDELSTDGDSYPGSLWDQDQCSLLSPSKSMVEIIEKIETTV